The Chthoniobacterales bacterium DNA window CATGTTCCAGAGAAAGATCCCGAACTCAACTCGCTCGCCCAGCACATCAACGACCTCCTCACGCGACTCGGACGCTCCTATCATGAAATGTCGGAGTTTTCCGCTCAAGTGGCTCATGAACTCCGCAACCCCCTCACGCTGCTGCGGATGCGGCTGGAGTCGGCTGCACCACAATTGCCGGCCGAGTTTTCCGAGGAAATGCAGGAGGGTTTGCGACACCTTTCCAAGCTGGTCGAACGTTCCTTGCTCGCGGCAAAAGCCGACGGCGGTAAATTGGAAACCCAGGCAGCCAACGTGAATCTGGACGCCTTGCTTGATGATTTGCGCGACGGCTACACGCTCCTCTCCGCCGAACGGTCCATTGTTTTGGACTGGCAGGTTGCACCTGCTCTCGTCTGCGTTTCCGACCCCGATTTGCTCCGCCAGATTTTGCACAACCTTCTGGGCAATGCTGTTCGCTATGGGCAACACAAAATCTGCCTCAAAGCGTGGGCTTCCGAGTCAAAAAAGCGTATCATTGTTCAAATCGCGAATCTGACTGGAGACAGC harbors:
- a CDS encoding HAMP domain-containing sensor histidine kinase is translated as MNFRLKIAAWFTLSVFLIVAVLIFTAHAHLDGELRHDRKDPSHPAYAQWVIHGSYTNAEVEDILGELLHIWLLVGIPLVVVSAGVGYFLAIRSIRPIRQINRELARLNFHSLDRGVHVPEKDPELNSLAQHINDLLTRLGRSYHEMSEFSAQVAHELRNPLTLLRMRLESAAPQLPAEFSEEMQEGLRHLSKLVERSLLAAKADGGKLETQAANVNLDALLDDLRDGYTLLSAERSIVLDWQVAPALVCVSDPDLLRQILHNLLGNAVRYGQHKICLKAWASESKKRIIVQIANLTGDSQPTSSGTGMGLRLVRALAHALVETRFNNRHTPRFFLTRLSLPAATASQSLT